Proteins encoded within one genomic window of Bombina bombina isolate aBomBom1 chromosome 1, aBomBom1.pri, whole genome shotgun sequence:
- the NOVA1 gene encoding RNA-binding protein Nova-1 isoform X2, with protein MPQNVAKTEPVSILQPQTTVNPDRIKQTLSSLPPATKPSPSDPMTISRASQVKIIVPNSTAGLIIGKGGATVKAVMEQSGAWVQLSQKPDGINLQERVVTVSGEPEQNRKAVELIVQKIQEDPQSGSCLNISYANVTGPVANSNPTGSPYANTAEVLPTAAAAAGLLGHANLAGVAAFPAVLSGFTGNDLVAITSALNTLASYGYNLNTLGLGLSQAAATGALAAAAASANPAAAAAANLLATYASEATAGGGTPGGAAGTFALGSLAAATAATNGYFGAASPLAASAILGTEKSTDGSKDVVEIAVPENLVGAILGKGGKTLVEYQELTGARIQISKKGEFVPGTRNRKVTITGTPAATQAAQYLITQRVTYEQGVRAANPQKVG; from the exons ATGCCGCAGAATGTGGCCAAGACAGAACCAGTCAGCATTTTGCAACCACAAACTACGGTTAATCCTGATCGTATCAAACAG ACATTGTCATCATTACCACCAGCCACCAAGCCCTCTCCATCAGACCCCATGACCATCTCCAGAGCCAGCCAG GTGAAGATCATCGTTCCCAACAGCACAGCTGGACTGATCATTGGCAAGGGTGGTGCCACTGTAAAGGCAGTGATGGAGCAATCAGGAGCGTGGGTGCAGCTTTCACAAAAGCCAGATGGCATTAACCTGCAGGAACGAGTGGTAACAGTGAGTGGAGAGCCTGAGCAGAACCGAAAGGCAGTGGAGCTGATTGTCCAAAAGATCCAGGAGGACCCACAGAGTGGCAGCTGCCTGAATATTAGCTACGCCAATGTCACTGGCCCTGTTGCCAACTCCAACCCTACTGGGTCCCCCTATGCCAATACTGCAGAGGTCCTCCCAACTGCTGCTGCAGCAGCAGGGCTCCTAGGACATGCAAACCTTGCCGGAGTGGCCGCATTCCCAGCTGTGCTCTCGGGCTTTACTGGAAACGATCTTGTTGCGATCACATCTGCACTCAACACTCTGGCCAGTTATGGTTATAATCTCAACACACTGGGGCTGGGTTTGAGCCAAGCAGCAGCTACTGGAGCTCTAGCAGCTGCTGCTGCCAGTGCGAATCCAGCAGCAGCTGCTGCAGCTAACCTGCTGGCTACATACGCCAGTGAAGCAACTGCAGGAGGTGGCACACCGGGGGGAGCGGCTGGGACGTTTGCACTGGGAAGCTTAGCTGCTGCCACAGCAGCTACTAATGGATATTTTGGAGCTGCTTCCCCTCTAGCAGCCAGTGCCATCCTTGGCACTGAAAAGTCAACGGACGGCTCCAAGGACGTGGTAGAAATTGCGGTACCAGAGAACCTAGTAGGCGCCATACTTGGTAAAGGTGGCAAGACATTAGTGGAGTACCAGGAGTTGACTGGAGCCAGAATACAAATATCTAAAAAGGGGGAGTTTGTCCCCGGCACCAGAAATCGCAAAGTAACCATAACAGGCACACCAGCAGCCACGCAAGCTGCACAATATCTAATTACACAACGAGTCACTTATGAGCAAGGTGTCCGGGCAGCCAATCCACAGAAAGTTGGTTAA